From the Deinococcus seoulensis genome, the window CCGTTCGCCGACCCGCACGGTGTGGGCACCTTCCACACCCGTCCGGCGCTGTTCCTGACGTACATGACCGTGCACGACGCGGGGCACCGGGGGCAGATCGTGACCCTGCTGCGCCACGCCGGCGCCTCGCCAGAACGCCTGGACGACCTGGAGGACGCCTGGAACATCTGGCGCCGCCCCCTCTCACCGGAGACCCCATGACCGACCTGACCCTGCTGCTCGAAGCCTTCCGCCGCAACGCCCGCGTGAACGACACCCTGATCGCCGCCCTGACGCCCGGGGAGTTCGCCCTGACCGACGGGCGCGGCGGATGGACCGTCGAGCGGCACCTGCGGCACATGGCGACCTTCCGGGTGGGCTGGCTGTGGAACATGAGCCGCGACCACGCCATGCCGCTCCTGAACCCCGATGAACTGGACGCCGACGGCGACCCGCAGTGGCGCTGGGCAAACGCGCCCGCCACCAGCCTGCCCGAGGCCCTGGCGGCCGGGGACGCCGCCGCCATCAAAGCCGTGGAAGCACATCGCGCGTCGGGCGAGCCCTTCGCCGACCCCTGGAACGAGGGCACGTACCAGAGCGATCCGGCGCACTTCCTGATGCACACCATCGTGCACGACAGCCATCACCGTGGGCAGGTCATGAGCCTCCTGCGCCAGGGAGGCCGCACGCCCGAGCAGATGGACGCGCTGGACAGCCACTGGGCGATCTGGCGCGAGTAATACGGACTCCGATTGAATGGACTGCAAAGGCCATTCAATCCGAGCGGATGCGAGAAGGAGAGAAACGGGTTCCGGACGTGGAGTTGGCAACCCGGCGCCTTTCCGGGTGGAGGGCGAAATAAACGGAATCCGATAAGGAGCCGCGTCTGGCCGGAGCAGACGGAGGCCCCCTGCCTTTATCCGGAGGGGGCCTTCGCGCTGAATGCCTTGGGTGGGGCCGCTCAGGGTATCTGCTGCTGCAACTGCCGCTGCACGGCGTCCGTCTCTTCCAGGAAGGTCAGTTGTTGCAGGGCGGGCAGGCGGTCGACCAGCAGGGTCTGCACCTGCCGGTCCACGCCGAACACCATGCCCACCGCGAACACCACCAGCACCGCCCCGAACACCTGTTGCAGCCCTCCCAGTCGGCCCAGCAGCGCCGGGCGGTGCAGCAGGCGGCGGCCCCCCAGCATCACGGCCAGCATGGGAAGGGCCACGCCCACGGCGTACGCGAGGGTCGCGGCGAACGCGAAACCCGTCACCTGTCCGCTCAGGGCCAGGGTGGTCACGCTCGCCAGGATCGGGCCGACGCAGGGGGTCCATACGACGCCCAGCGTCACGCCGACCAGCACGCCGCCCAGGAAGCCATCCCGGTCGCCGGGGCGGCGCTGCGGCAGGGCGCGGCTCATGGCCAGCTCGAAGTGGTGTTGCAGCCACGGGACGGCCAGCGTCAGGCCGAAGCCCAGCAGCAGAAAGATAGCCACCCAGCGGATCACGTCCGGGCTGAGGTTCAGGGCGCTGACCACGCTCGCCAGGAACAGCGTGAGCAGCACGAACGACCCGATGAACCCGGCGATGATCCCGGCGGGCCGCGCGCGCCCCCCGACCGTGCCGGACAGTAGCACCGGCAGGACCGGCAGCACGCACGGGGACAGGACCGTCAGCAGTCCTCCGAGGAACGCGACGAGCAGCAGCAGCACGGCTTACTTCCGGGTGTTCGCGAGAATCTGGTCGAGTTTCCCGCCGGCCCACTTCTTCAGGGCCTTGCCGTCTTTGTCCACCAGCACGAAGGTGTGCTGGTACGTGATGCCGTACATCTTCTTCAGCGCGCCTTCTTTGTCGTAGTCGGTCTTGAAGATGGTCACGCCCGCGGGGATCTTCGCGAGGTTGCGGGTGATGTCGGCGTCGGCGGCGCGGCAGTTCGGGCACCACGACGCCGCGAAGAACAGGACGCGCTGCGTGCCCTGCGCGGCGTCGAAAGCCTGTTTGCTGTACGGCACGTAGCGTTCGCTGGCGGGCGCGGCCGTCCTGGTGGCGGCGGCCAGGGCGGACGTGTTCACGGCGGCGAGGGTGGCGATCAGGGCGGCGGACAGCAGGGTGCGGGTTCGGTTCATGGGTGGACCTCCAGTCAGGGTACGGGCGGGCGGCGCGGAAGGTTCAACGGGGCCGGATGGTCGGCAGGGCGGGGCCGTCGGCGGGGCCGGAGGATCAGCGGGGCCGGGGGGTCAGCGGGACTGACCGGCGGCGTTCAGGGTCAGGGTGGTGTGCAGGCCCGAGTCCAGCACGCGCAGCCCCTGCCCACCGTCGGCGACCGCGAAGGTCCCGTCGGGCAGGGTCGCCACGTCCATCGGGTGCTTCATGGGCACCTGCGACACCGGGCCGCCGGTCAGGGGCACGCGGGTCATCATGCCCGCGCGGTCGCTCAGGACGGCGGTGGTGTCGTTCACGCTGAACTTGTCCGGGTGGCCCGGCACCGCCCAGGTCCGCACGACCCGCCCGTCCGGCGTGACGCGCAGCAGGCGGCCGTTCACGTCCAGCACCAGCAGGTCGCCCCGGTACGCTTCGAGCGCCACGGGCATGCCGCCCAGGATCACGCGGCGCTGCACGCTCAGCGTGTCGGGGTTCAGGGCGCACAGTTCGCCGCTCAGGTGGTGCGTGACGAACAGTTGCCCGCCCAGCAGCAGCACGCCGTCCATCACGTCTGCCAGCGGCATGCCGTCCTCGTGGGCCAGCGTGACCTGCGCGCCGCCCAGCACGCCCACCTCGCCGCGCACGCCCTTGAAGTACACGCGCGCCCCGCCGGGACCGCTGACGGCACTCAGTCCGGCCACGCCGTCCGGCACGGCGTACGAGCGGCGCACCTGGAGCGGCTCGGTCTGCACTTCCAGCACGCGGTCGTTCGCGGCGTCCGCCAGGAACACCCGGTCTCCCAGGCGCACGCCCTCGGTGAACCAGGGTGTCTGGGTGCCGCCGGCCGTCAGGCTGGCCTGCACGCGGTCGCCGCGCAGCACGGTCAGCGTGCCGCCCTGGTCGTTACTGGCGACCAGCACGTCCCGGCCGGTACTGACGACCACCGCCGGGTCCGGCAGGACGCCCGCCACGCCACTGGACGGTGTCAGGAACGCCAGCGAGGCCAGCAGGCCCGTGACGGCGGCGGCACTCAGCGCGGCGGGCCACCAGCGGCGCGCAGGGCGGGCAGTCGGCCGGGCACTCGGCTGGGCAGGGACCGCCGGGTCCGCGAGCGGCGGCCGGGCCGCGCCCGCCTGCGCCAGGATCGCGGCCCGCAGTCCGGGCGGCGGGGTCACCTCGGGCACGTCTTCCAGCAGTGCCAGTTGCAGGTCACTCAGGAACGCCAGGTCCGCCTGGCAGTCCGGGCACGCCTGCAGGTGCGCCTGCTCGGCGGCACTCAGGGGCACGCCGAACTGCACGTGCCGTTCCAGGGTTTCCGTCAGGTCACCGCAGTTCATCAGTCCAGCCACGCTCCGCCCTCCTTGCCCAGTTGCGTTTTCAGGTACTTCAGGGCGTAACTCAGGCGGCTTTTCACCGTGCCGACCGGCACGCCCATCGCCAGCGCGATTTCCTCGCGGGATTCGGCGCGCAGGTATGCCCGCTCGACCGTCTCGCGGTGCGTGTCCGACAGGCCCGACAGCGCCGCGCGTACCTGTTCGCGCTGCGCCCGCTGCTCGCTGCGGCCCACCGGGCCGGGCCGCCCGTCCGCCAGGGGCCGTTCCTCGCCGTCCTCGGTGTGCAGCGGCACGGTGGCGCGCGCCGCCCGCAGCCGGTCCAGCGCCCGCGAGCGCGCCATGACCAGCAGGTACGCCCGCAGGCCTGCCCGCGCCGGATCGAACGCCTCGGGCCGGTCCCACAGGCGCAGGAACACGTCCTGCGTGACCTCCTGCGCCGTGCTCTGGTCCAGCAGGCGACTCAGCACGCCCAGCACCGCGCCGGCGTGCCGGTCGTACGCCTCGGCCAGCGCCGTCTCGTCGCGCCGGGCCAGCCGGGCGGCCAGCCGCGCGTCGTCCCCGGCGTCCGGGCCGGACGGCACGGGCCGCGCGTCCGCCTCTGCCTGTGGCGGAGCGGACCGTGCGGGGCGGGAGCGGGAGTCGGCCATGACCAGGGTCATACCTACCATACGGGCTGCGCCGCCGCCGGGTTCAATCCCGCCGTCTGCCGCGCCGCACAGAACCAGTCGCCACACACGCAACAGAACAGCCCCCCTCGCAGCGGAGGGGGGCCGGAACGGAACGGGCTTACGCCGGGGGCAGTTTCGCCAGTTCCGGCGTGGTCTGCGGCGCGCCGTTCACGCGGGCCACCGCGTCACGCACCACGTCACCCGTGATGAGTTCCTGCGACAGCAGCGCCTCGGCGACCTCGTGCATGGCGGCGCTGTACTCGGTGATGATCTCGCGCGAACGGTCGAACGCGCGGGTCAGGATGCGCTTGACGTCCTCGTCGACCAGCTGGCTGGTGTGCTCGCTGAACGCCTTGGGTTTGGCCATGTCCTCGCCCAGGAAGACGGGGCCGCTGTCGGTGGTGAGGGCCATGTTCTTGAAGTTCTCGCCCATGCCCCACTCCAGCACCATCTTGCGGGCGATGTTCGTCGCCTTGCGGAAGTCGTCGGCGGCGCCACTGGTCACGCTGCCCATGAAGACTTCCTCGGCGGCGCGGCCGCCCAGCGCCACGATCAGCTGGTTCTCTAGGCGTTCCTTGCTCATGAGCACCT encodes:
- a CDS encoding DinB family protein produces the protein MTDLTLLLEAFRRNARVNDTLIAALTPGEFALTDGRGGWTVERHLRHMATFRVGWLWNMSRDHAMPLLNPDELDADGDPQWRWANAPATSLPEALAAGDAAAIKAVEAHRASGEPFADPWNEGTYQSDPAHFLMHTIVHDSHHRGQVMSLLRQGGRTPEQMDALDSHWAIWRE
- a CDS encoding cytochrome c biogenesis CcdA family protein, whose protein sequence is MLLLLVAFLGGLLTVLSPCVLPVLPVLLSGTVGGRARPAGIIAGFIGSFVLLTLFLASVVSALNLSPDVIRWVAIFLLLGFGLTLAVPWLQHHFELAMSRALPQRRPGDRDGFLGGVLVGVTLGVVWTPCVGPILASVTTLALSGQVTGFAFAATLAYAVGVALPMLAVMLGGRRLLHRPALLGRLGGLQQVFGAVLVVFAVGMVFGVDRQVQTLLVDRLPALQQLTFLEETDAVQRQLQQQIP
- a CDS encoding peroxiredoxin family protein: MNRTRTLLSAALIATLAAVNTSALAAATRTAAPASERYVPYSKQAFDAAQGTQRVLFFAASWCPNCRAADADITRNLAKIPAGVTIFKTDYDKEGALKKMYGITYQHTFVLVDKDGKALKKWAGGKLDQILANTRK
- a CDS encoding RNA polymerase sigma factor, which gives rise to MTLVMADSRSRPARSAPPQAEADARPVPSGPDAGDDARLAARLARRDETALAEAYDRHAGAVLGVLSRLLDQSTAQEVTQDVFLRLWDRPEAFDPARAGLRAYLLVMARSRALDRLRAARATVPLHTEDGEERPLADGRPGPVGRSEQRAQREQVRAALSGLSDTHRETVERAYLRAESREEIALAMGVPVGTVKSRLSYALKYLKTQLGKEGGAWLD